The Mobula birostris isolate sMobBir1 chromosome 1, sMobBir1.hap1, whole genome shotgun sequence sequence AAATACCTTTCTATTATTGAATATAGTATAACTACAATAATTTACCATTTGCAAATTATGGCTCATATTGTTTCTGCTCACCAAGATGAGAATATTAGTATTGAGAAATCAAATGTTTTCCATTTCAGAACAAACTGTAGAGTGGAGACTTCAGCCTGAGTGAGATATCTAATAATGAAGTCAGTTTATATTGTAGGTTCAAACCCATTAGCAGCTGGACTGAGAACtaaacacacaaacttcacagTCAATTTTTTGAgtggagtaaaaaaaaaaatcaggatccAGGGATTAAAAAGATCAGTTTACCCCTCCTGTCCATCCACTACTTTCCTCACACGATCAGTTAAATCATAGTAACAGTCCTGGTGCATTTTTATGGTCAAAGTAAACATATCATGATCTTTGGTGAACAATACTtacttcttttttctttctttttaaatttgcCTTTTTTCTTTGTGTGCTCCTTTTCGTCGTCAGACACTATATCAACAGACTCATGCAGGCCTTCATGAGGAGGTGAAACTTCACCTGTTCGATACAGTCCTGGGAATTTTGTAGGACTGATCTCCTCGGAGCTTGGAGTACGAGCTAGGCCACTGCCATGCTCAGCCCTGCGGTGTTCACTGGGACTGCTCGTTGGTGGCAGGAAACATTCAGTCATTGTTGCACCTGGGAATTTCTCCCTTTCATTACCTGTCCATAACACCTGAGAATGCAAGAGGTATTAAACAAAAACAATTCCATAACAATCCAAAAAAGTTTACAATATGACAATCTGGAAAAGAGAAACCATTTTCTCTTTCCAATTTACATTTAGGCAGGTACCGATTGCGAAAattagttggtaggttaattggtcgttgtaaattatcccatgattaggccgaGTTCAATCAGGGGTTGCTTGGGCGGCACGGGTCAAcgagccagaaaggcctattctgtgctgtatctcaacaaattaaaaaaaaaataaaagttcaTTAAAGTATGTAACAAACCTTTTAGATCCTCCCTTTCTCCAAGCAACAAGAAAATTTATGAGATATACATGATCAAGAAAGTAGGCAGAGGATAAAAGGGAGGTGTAGATTACGTGAGCAGCAAAGAACCAAAAAAAATGTGGAAAAGCTTTTTCACAAAGCAAATGACAGTGTGTTAGAGTACTCTGCCTAAAAGCACGCAGACTCATTAGAattacaatcaggtttattatcaccagcactggacgtgaaatttgttaacttagcagcagcagatcaatgcaatacataatctagcagagagaaaaaaaaataataataaataaaataaaacataataaacaagtatatcaattacgtatatcgaatagattttttaaaatgtgcaaaaaacagaaatagtgtatattaaaaaaaagtagtgtccaaagcttcaatgtccatttaggaattggatggtagaggggaagaagctgttcctgaatcgctagtgtgtgccttcaggcttctgtatctcctatctgatggtaacagtgagaaaagggcacgccctgggtgctggaggtccttaataatggacgctgcctttctgagacactgctccccaaagatgtcctgggtactttgtaggctagtgcccaagatggagctgactagactaacaacattctgcagcttctttcggtcctgtgcagtagccccccccataccagacagtgatgcggcctgtcagaatactctccacagtacaactatcgaagtttttgagtgcatttgctgacatgtcaaatctcttcaaattcctaatgaagtacagctgatgtcttgccttctttatgactacatcgatatgttggggccagattaattcctcagagatcttgacactgaggaacttgaagctgttcacactctccacttctgatccctctatgaggattggtatgtgctccttcgtcttacctttcctgaagtccacaatcagctcttttgtcttactgacgttgagtgccaggttgttgctgcggcaccactccactagttggcatatctcactcctgtacgccctctcgtcaccacctgagattctaccaacgatggttgtatcgtcagcaaatttgtagatggtatttgagctatgcctagccacacagtcacgtgtatataaagagtagaacagtgggctaagcacacacctttgaagtgcgccagtgttgattgtcagcgaggaggatatgttatcaccaatccgcacagactatggtcttccggttaggaaactgaggatccaattgcagagggaggtacagaggtccaggttctgcaacttctcaatcaggattttgggaatgatggtattaaatgctgagctatagttaatgaaaagcatcctgacgtaggtctttgtgttgtccaggtggtctaaagtgtggacagccactgagattgcatctgccattgacctattgtggtgataggcaaattgcaatgggtccaggtccttgctgaggcagcagTTCAGTCTAGTtataaccaacttctcaaagcatttcatcactgtcgatgtgagtgctaccgggcaatggtcattaaggcagaccacattatttttcttaggcactggtataattgttgtctttttgaagcaagtggaaggttgaaaatgtccttgagtactcccgctagttggtcggcacaggttttcagagccttaccaggtactccatcgggacctcccgccttgcgagggttcactctctttaaagacagtctaacatcggcttctgagacagagatcacagggtcatcaggtgcagcagggatcttcacagctgtagctgtgttctccctttcaaagtgtgcatagaaggtgtagtgaagcatcgctgccattcatactattgggtttcgctttgtaggaagcaatgtcttgcagaccctgccagagttgccgtgcatctgatatctcttccaacctcatttgaaattgtctctttgcccttgaaatagccctccacaaattatacctggttttctggtacaggtctgggttgccagacttgaataaaacagatctagtcttcagcagacgacgttacctcctggttcatccacagcatTATGTAAGGCATTATGATGACAGACAAGCCAACAAACCCTATACTTCCAGAGCCGGGAGTGCTCAGGAACTCTGCGGAACACCCAGACCCTGGCCGAGACAGGCAGTATGACAATGCAACCTCAAACCCCACAGGGAGGGTTGAGTCCGACAGGGGGGCCGAGCGAACTGCGCCTCTTTTGCGCTGTAAGGTAAAAACGATCATCTCAACCTTCAACGCAAACACCATCCGCCTCTTGCCTCGATGCACAGAgttggcatcacaggcaagcagcTACGAGATCTCCATCCTGGGGATCCAAAAACACCGTTGCGTACACCCTGACGAAGAGATAAGGTTCACAGAGGTAGAGAGGATGCACCTCATCACCTCGTCCGCATGGAGACAGCCGACGACGATGTCAGCACAAGGAGGAGTAGggctgatgttgagctgcaagGCGAAGAAGGCACTGAGGGGCATAGTCAGTGACAGAATCCTTATTGCGGAATTTGACGGAAACCCAGCAACCTCTGTCATCATCTGTTACTCCCCGTACAACTGCAGCGAGGAGGAGGTGGAGGCCTTCCACAGTAAACTTCATGAAGCTGTCACTTCAATACCGGCACATAACTTCCTGGCTGTGCTCGGCGACTTTAATGCCCAGGTCGGACTGGAAGATGTTCCATACTCATACCAAGActttaccaacagaaatggacaatatctaattgaaaacaacaggaattctgcagatgctggaaattcaagcaacacacataaaagttgctggtgaacgcagcaggccaggcagcatctctaggaagaggtgcagtcgacgtttcaggccgagacccttcgtcaggactatctaattgatttcatccaggaacacagtctcattgccgccaacacacaattcaagaagcgagctggtaaactgtggacataCGAAAACAGTGCCTCCATCTACAGGAAACAGCTCGACTACATCCTAATAAGAACAAAATTGCGTAATTGTGTGATCAACACAGAAGCCTACAGCACCTTCAACTCGGTCAGTTCTGACCACAGAGTAGTGTCAATGCAAGTGAGACTGAGCCTGCGGCAACCCAAAGCCACAGGTCCCAAGGAGAAGGTAGACTGGAGGCATTCTCCTCACAACCTATTCTTCAAGCCCAGTACATAGTGGAGGTGAGAAATTGCTTCGGCCCACTGGAAAGGGGGGAGGAAGAGACTGCCACCGACCGCTATCAACGGCTCATAGACGCAcacacagatgcaacaaagagTTTGCCTACTATGAAGCGAATCAAGAAGACCTGGATCTCCAAACATCCTGACATCGTCGCAGCAAGAGGTGTGGTCAATGCTTGTCATGCCGAACTTAGGAGCAAAACAGGAGAGCTGAGACAAGatcaagacagcaaagaagaatctctttgccacctaTGACCAACTGAAgaagaggaactagctgagaggattagagagatataggctgctaatgaagacatgcagcatggagaa is a genomic window containing:
- the LOC140189130 gene encoding craniofacial development protein 2-like; translated protein: MTDKPTNPILPEPGVLRNSAEHPDPGRDRQYDNATSNPTGRVESDRGAERTAPLLRCKVKTIISTFNANTIRLLPRCTELASQASSYEISILGIQKHRCVHPDEEIRFTEVERMHLITSSAWRQPTTMSAQGGVGLMLSCKAKKALRGIVSDRILIAEFDGNPATSVIICYSPYNCSEEEVEAFHSKLHEAVTSIPAHNFLAVLGDFNAQVGLEDVPYSYQDFTNRNGQYLIEIIQEHSLIAANTQFKKRAGKLWTYENSASIYRKQLDYILIRTKLRNCVINTEAYSTFNSVSSDHRVVSMQVRLSLRQPKATGPKEKVDWRHSPHNLFFKPST